The following are from one region of the Phormidium sp. PBR-2020 genome:
- a CDS encoding S8 family serine peptidase: protein MFLSNFSAWLTRQVKQERRKQAQLEDLTQTFILEPIYTPGGLLDGGDDSEGLDLDPLDDMSDSPDWNGEDDLDLDGDDGGDEVMDEGDDSLDNDGEIVEDPVDLDDDISDEEIGDEIPFPDELEEGETDGDEEISDELDESEESETDGDEEISDELDESEESETDGDEEISDELDESEESETDGDEEISDELDESEESETDGDEEISDELDESEESETDGDEEISDELDESEESESETDDDISDEGDDEEAGEAEADDDGEDNEDESEDPLDDEEDGEDEEEDEDDDELPFSFSVLDFDRGVFRVGDSGEVGVDFLFDGGAYQGEVAFFSLAGLEEMEFETTEQFIAEAAKRAASGSAQGHTVISVADEGARFTGSLFNEPDWNTGPYQGVKTFNMTPGDEFGVMLVPNGRVSDVVSNPSIGGSRRPLFSLSTANPDDEFHLGQIADLTGDGNTFVFEDQRFEISDYDYDDVIFQIRGAVGDAVYVGDVIAPDLDWRDDDMGKALLAYSRPYITPVNNEQWDLGELAEFGDEAMNSGDDLPSDGGGSETEVDLDDLDEVTSEEAETDSLDEAEDEVTNESDESDESDVAQASQSDNSTADSDSSDSSSTSWPDTSSNESDSSLDNSTESTADPSPESSVPVTDEAQDSEGTDAETTDEVEVSQENFNSSDDEIEEISEESSSVSPAAEPQPLETPTRFEFVKEDQPLVGVIDTGFAENNPDLDYDNITLGRDWVDGNDNPLLAEGEGNEHGTHILGLIAAQQDNGIGIDGINPDAPIWLGRAVGSGEWANSLVEFVDAAVESGQPNAVVNLSMDLTQMDAEGNVTTRYEFTPQEREALGYARQNGVLLVVAAGNNADVMSVLGQASQEFDNIITVGAAEQFDPETSVWKGAGRTEYSSYGRGLDVMAYGGTVDNPRLSLTGDGLGTMAGSSVATAKVTGAVSQVWAANPELSYRQVVEIIKNTATDLGATGHDLETGAGLVNMTAAVLLAKVTKPEEYAPAKFLIPDTWSGEGKVTALSNPVRSGITNSNAQSNSFRDNAQYDFSNIPVYVPPPDRDAETSTTNGSSTSNSSSSSNSTNSSSSHHTNSGSHNNSYSTSNALGTISSFQRGVSESAGNSNTQNSYQFGRYLVKTPIYNTYQQYKNRLGNPTGNQYNSFRGSFTQRFARGRIVSSPKGNFALFDKIADWYGFTENIVGLPTEKEFIDSNGYRHQLFENGGIYYNPSHGQPTAYRYGTTADPDVTSSSDSSQTSQTQPQTSVNPPSIPSNVVNGYTINAFSTWRAYKNTLGNPISSEYQHSSGARYQYFEHGSIVTKNSQSFPLYGSIRQKYLNEGGLNGLLGAPTSFEVESEMGSIQQYFENGHIFWNGSLTRDYHNPSSQQTPQLVKKPQNQPTLIRTGGSDLSSKIRQLISDYAQTKSKSAKGHLIGPPNSLIYNYGNDYWTSISGESAQFGEYARYTEGDLVETDMPDDALEFYEQFSTALFGKTVPVTAGYARDRSYYSYYDNDGNRVFLGAHSGIDLDTRPGDTTRSLTSGKVVFAESMGDDQGYWVAIDEGEVVEDDKGEVVEEELDQSISERGRRWWYGHFNEIKVKKGDYIKAGDDIGTDTGHSGRKKDLRHHLHLTVVDFNKIDQSQDSVNWLNEISNGNKYNSDDEYYYNKNIDDVLSRTVNPLYAYLLYQI, encoded by the coding sequence ATGTTTCTCTCCAACTTTTCCGCGTGGCTAACCCGTCAAGTCAAACAAGAACGGCGCAAACAGGCACAACTCGAAGACCTGACCCAAACCTTCATCCTAGAGCCGATTTACACCCCTGGCGGACTTCTCGATGGCGGGGATGACTCGGAAGGACTGGACTTAGACCCCCTCGACGACATGAGCGACAGTCCCGACTGGAATGGAGAGGATGACCTAGATTTAGATGGCGATGACGGCGGCGACGAGGTGATGGATGAGGGAGACGACAGTCTGGATAACGATGGGGAGATTGTGGAAGACCCCGTTGACCTAGACGACGACATCAGCGATGAGGAGATTGGTGATGAGATTCCTTTCCCAGATGAGTTGGAAGAAGGCGAGACGGACGGTGATGAGGAGATTTCTGATGAGTTGGATGAGTCCGAAGAGAGTGAGACGGACGGTGATGAGGAGATTTCTGATGAGTTAGATGAGTCCGAAGAGAGTGAGACGGACGGTGATGAGGAGATTTCTGATGAGTTAGATGAGTCCGAAGAGAGTGAGACGGACGGTGATGAGGAGATTTCTGATGAGTTGGATGAGTCCGAAGAGAGTGAGACGGACGGTGATGAGGAGATTTCTGATGAGTTGGATGAGTCCGAAGAGAGTGAGACGGACGGTGATGAGGAGATTTCTGATGAGTTAGATGAGTCCGAAGAGAGTGAGTCAGAAACCGATGATGACATCTCTGATGAAGGAGATGACGAGGAAGCCGGGGAAGCCGAAGCGGATGATGACGGAGAAGACAACGAGGATGAGTCGGAAGACCCACTCGACGATGAAGAGGATGGCGAGGATGAAGAAGAGGACGAGGATGATGACGAACTCCCCTTCAGCTTTAGTGTTCTTGACTTCGACCGAGGCGTGTTCCGAGTCGGGGACAGCGGTGAAGTTGGCGTAGACTTCCTCTTTGACGGTGGTGCATATCAAGGAGAAGTGGCGTTCTTCAGCCTCGCTGGACTGGAGGAGATGGAATTTGAAACCACCGAACAATTCATCGCCGAAGCCGCGAAACGGGCGGCCAGTGGCTCTGCACAGGGCCATACGGTCATCAGTGTCGCCGATGAAGGGGCGCGGTTTACCGGTAGCTTGTTCAATGAACCCGATTGGAATACTGGACCTTATCAAGGGGTGAAAACCTTTAACATGACCCCCGGTGATGAGTTCGGGGTGATGCTGGTTCCCAATGGTCGGGTGTCTGATGTGGTGAGTAACCCCTCCATTGGTGGAAGCCGACGTCCCTTGTTCTCCCTCTCCACCGCCAATCCTGACGATGAGTTTCATCTGGGTCAAATTGCTGACTTAACGGGAGATGGGAATACCTTTGTCTTTGAAGACCAGCGATTTGAGATTAGTGACTATGACTATGATGATGTCATCTTCCAGATTCGCGGTGCGGTAGGGGATGCGGTCTATGTGGGTGATGTCATTGCCCCGGATTTAGACTGGCGTGACGATGATATGGGGAAAGCTTTATTGGCCTATTCCAGGCCCTACATTACTCCCGTCAACAATGAGCAATGGGATTTGGGGGAGTTAGCTGAGTTTGGCGACGAGGCCATGAACAGCGGCGACGACCTTCCCAGTGATGGAGGAGGTTCGGAAACTGAGGTGGATTTAGATGACCTCGATGAGGTGACGAGTGAGGAGGCTGAAACGGATAGCCTGGATGAGGCTGAGGATGAGGTCACGAACGAATCTGATGAGTCCGATGAGTCTGATGTCGCCCAAGCCAGTCAGTCTGATAACTCAACAGCCGACTCGGATAGCAGCGATTCTTCTTCAACCTCTTGGCCAGACACCTCGTCTAATGAGTCTGATTCAAGTCTGGATAACTCGACTGAGTCAACGGCTGACCCATCGCCGGAGTCCTCAGTCCCCGTCACTGATGAGGCTCAAGACTCCGAGGGAACTGATGCTGAGACGACTGATGAGGTTGAGGTGAGTCAGGAGAACTTCAATAGTTCAGATGATGAGATTGAGGAGATATCGGAGGAATCTTCGTCAGTTTCCCCGGCCGCTGAACCCCAACCTTTAGAAACTCCGACACGATTTGAGTTCGTTAAAGAAGACCAACCCCTGGTAGGTGTCATTGATACGGGGTTTGCGGAGAATAATCCTGACCTAGATTATGACAACATTACCCTGGGCCGCGACTGGGTGGATGGTAATGATAATCCTCTCCTCGCTGAAGGTGAGGGGAATGAGCATGGAACCCATATCTTGGGGTTGATTGCGGCGCAACAGGACAATGGTATTGGCATTGATGGGATTAACCCGGATGCGCCGATTTGGTTGGGTCGTGCGGTAGGGTCTGGAGAATGGGCCAATTCCCTGGTTGAGTTTGTGGATGCGGCGGTGGAGTCGGGTCAACCCAATGCGGTGGTCAATCTGAGTATGGATTTGACTCAGATGGATGCTGAGGGGAATGTGACGACTCGTTATGAGTTTACGCCCCAGGAGCGTGAGGCCCTTGGGTACGCTCGTCAGAATGGCGTGTTGTTAGTGGTGGCGGCGGGGAACAATGCCGATGTGATGTCAGTGTTGGGACAGGCTTCTCAGGAGTTTGACAACATCATCACGGTGGGAGCCGCTGAACAGTTTGACCCGGAGACATCCGTTTGGAAAGGTGCTGGACGCACGGAGTATTCGAGTTACGGTCGCGGCTTGGATGTGATGGCCTATGGGGGAACTGTGGATAATCCTAGGTTGTCCTTGACTGGGGATGGTCTGGGAACGATGGCAGGGTCTTCTGTCGCGACGGCGAAGGTGACGGGGGCAGTGTCCCAGGTTTGGGCAGCGAATCCCGAGTTAAGTTATCGTCAGGTGGTTGAGATTATCAAGAATACGGCGACGGATTTGGGTGCAACAGGTCACGATTTGGAGACAGGTGCGGGTTTGGTGAATATGACGGCAGCGGTGTTGTTGGCGAAGGTTACGAAACCGGAGGAGTATGCTCCTGCGAAATTCTTGATTCCGGATACTTGGAGCGGTGAAGGCAAGGTAACAGCCCTCTCCAATCCGGTCCGTTCAGGAATTACAAATTCCAATGCCCAAAGTAATAGTTTCAGAGACAACGCTCAGTACGATTTTTCTAATATTCCTGTTTATGTTCCTCCACCTGATCGAGATGCCGAAACAAGTACGACGAATGGAAGTTCAACATCTAATTCTTCCAGTTCATCTAATTCTACAAATTCTAGCTCTAGCCATCATACAAACAGTGGGAGCCATAACAACAGCTACTCGACATCTAACGCTCTTGGGACTATAAGCAGTTTCCAACGTGGTGTTTCTGAGTCAGCAGGAAATAGCAATACTCAAAACTCCTATCAATTTGGGAGATATCTTGTTAAAACGCCCATTTATAATACGTACCAACAGTATAAAAATCGGCTGGGAAATCCAACGGGAAATCAGTACAATAGTTTTCGAGGAAGCTTCACTCAGAGATTTGCTCGCGGTCGTATCGTTTCTAGCCCGAAAGGAAATTTTGCCCTCTTCGATAAAATTGCAGATTGGTACGGATTTACGGAAAATATAGTTGGATTGCCTACCGAAAAAGAGTTTATAGATTCTAATGGATATCGACACCAGCTTTTTGAAAATGGTGGAATCTACTACAATCCCAGTCATGGGCAGCCTACAGCTTATCGATATGGTACTACCGCTGATCCAGATGTAACTTCTTCTTCAGATAGTTCGCAAACTTCTCAAACTCAACCCCAAACTTCGGTAAATCCGCCTTCGATACCGTCTAATGTTGTGAATGGTTATACGATTAATGCTTTTTCAACATGGCGAGCATATAAAAATACACTTGGAAATCCAATTTCATCAGAGTATCAGCATTCAAGTGGCGCACGGTATCAATATTTTGAACATGGTTCGATTGTTACAAAAAATAGTCAAAGTTTCCCACTTTATGGTTCTATTCGTCAAAAATATCTAAATGAAGGAGGCTTAAATGGTTTGCTTGGCGCACCTACTTCTTTTGAAGTCGAATCAGAGATGGGAAGTATCCAACAATACTTCGAAAATGGTCATATTTTCTGGAACGGTAGTCTTACCAGAGATTATCACAATCCTTCAAGTCAACAAACTCCTCAGCTTGTAAAAAAACCACAGAATCAACCTACTTTGATTCGTACAGGTGGTTCTGATCTATCTTCTAAAATCCGTCAGCTAATTTCTGATTATGCTCAAACGAAATCCAAGTCTGCAAAAGGGCACTTGATTGGCCCCCCCAATTCATTGATTTATAACTACGGCAATGACTACTGGACATCAATTTCTGGAGAAAGTGCCCAGTTTGGCGAGTATGCACGTTATACCGAGGGGGATCTAGTTGAAACAGATATGCCTGATGATGCGCTAGAATTTTACGAACAATTTTCTACTGCTCTTTTTGGTAAAACTGTGCCAGTTACTGCTGGATATGCTCGTGATCGCAGTTATTATTCTTACTATGATAACGATGGTAACCGGGTGTTCTTGGGGGCTCATTCTGGTATTGATTTAGATACCCGTCCAGGTGACACAACAAGATCTTTAACCTCCGGAAAAGTTGTATTTGCAGAATCTATGGGAGACGATCAAGGTTATTGGGTTGCTATTGATGAGGGTGAGGTTGTTGAGGATGATAAAGGTGAGGTTGTTGAGGAGGAGTTAGATCAATCAATCAGCGAAAGAGGACGGCGTTGGTGGTATGGTCATTTTAATGAGATCAAAGTTAAGAAAGGTGATTATATTAAAGCAGGAGATGATATTGGTACAGACACAGGACATAGTGGAAGGAAAAAAGACTTAAGACATCATCTTCATTTGACTGTGGTTGATTTTAATAAAATTGATCAAAGTCAGGATTCAGTAAATTGGTTGAATGAAATTAGCAACGGCAATAAATATAATTCTGATGATGAATATTACTACAACAAAAATATTGATGATGTACTCAGTAGAACAGTGAATCCACTATATGCTTATCTATTGTACCAAATTTAA
- a CDS encoding HEPN domain-containing protein: MTPEQEKLLEKATRSLEAARELNQKRFPDFAASRTYYAMFYIATAFLEGEGLSYSKHSAVIAAFGAHFARTKRIPVELHRYLIDAERIRLRADYNTDLDITEADVKQIIAHGEEMLNFALANLDSLPPHCS, from the coding sequence ATGACACCAGAACAAGAAAAACTTCTAGAAAAAGCCACTCGCAGCTTGGAAGCCGCCCGAGAATTAAATCAGAAAAGATTTCCCGATTTCGCCGCCTCTCGCACATACTACGCCATGTTTTACATCGCCACTGCTTTTTTAGAAGGAGAGGGGCTATCTTATTCAAAACACTCAGCCGTGATTGCAGCATTTGGAGCACATTTTGCCCGCACTAAACGCATTCCAGTCGAATTGCATCGCTATCTTATTGATGCTGAAAGAATTCGCTTAAGAGCGGATTACAACACTGACCTGGACATCACAGAAGCCGATGTTAAACAAATCATTGCTCACGGAGAAGAGATGCTAAACTTTGCTTTAGCGAATCTGGATTCACTACCTCCTCATTGTTCTTGA
- a CDS encoding nucleotidyltransferase domain-containing protein, whose translation MKTPLNIILDQTYRGLKKIYKKQLDQVILYGSQARGEADIDSDIDLLIVLKQDFSYSKESNKISKLIAKLCLEHDTLISCALASRRQLEDYNNSFFRNVRREGIRL comes from the coding sequence ATGAAAACCCCTCTAAACATCATCTTAGACCAAACATATCGGGGGCTTAAGAAAATTTACAAAAAACAACTTGATCAAGTTATCCTCTATGGATCTCAAGCCAGAGGAGAGGCGGATATTGATTCAGATATTGACCTTTTAATTGTTTTAAAACAAGACTTTAGCTACTCAAAAGAAAGCAATAAGATAAGCAAATTAATTGCCAAACTATGCTTAGAGCATGATACTTTAATTAGTTGTGCTCTAGCGAGTCGTCGTCAACTTGAAGACTATAACAATAGTTTTTTTCGTAACGTTCGACGTGAAGGAATTCGTCTATGA
- a CDS encoding serpin family protein — protein sequence MIHQPMYGRLLAVLLPLVMGVLAGSGVPLTSWTPRGVSQATTPRTATTPISIRDLSEAQAELGFAVFQQLWERQGGENVLLSPLSLSMALALLHGGAEGETQRDMNQMLGVSGRGELDWAYEGLLESFQGLSGEVELAIANSIWSRQESPLRAEFIESRQRFYEAQIRPVDFRESPRVLAAIHEWIFQQTQGRIAELLSSRDLDETTVAVLLNALYFSGQWTSPFPEENTELGVFHRLDLSPVYVPMMEQRLSLVRSYENDRFQAIELPYGESERLGMYVFVPREDIPFGEFLGQFTAENWRNWLRRFEWNEAGAIVRLPRFQVTAEVNLRESLEALGLGEVFQAGADFSGLSDDPFWVTVMRQQLYLEVTEAGTEGAAVTGIGGTRSAAISVVGDRPFVFVVRDNETEQILFLGTVVDPSLE from the coding sequence ATGATTCATCAGCCTATGTATGGACGGCTTCTCGCGGTGTTACTTCCCTTAGTGATGGGGGTACTGGCGGGGTCAGGAGTCCCCTTGACGAGTTGGACTCCGAGAGGGGTCAGCCAAGCCACCACACCTAGAACGGCGACAACACCGATTTCTATACGGGACTTGAGTGAGGCTCAGGCGGAGTTGGGGTTTGCGGTGTTTCAGCAGTTGTGGGAACGTCAGGGTGGGGAGAATGTGCTGCTGTCGCCGTTAAGTTTGTCGATGGCCTTGGCGTTACTCCATGGCGGGGCTGAGGGGGAGACTCAGCGGGATATGAATCAGATGCTAGGGGTGTCTGGGAGGGGGGAGTTGGATTGGGCCTATGAAGGGCTGTTAGAGAGTTTTCAGGGACTGTCGGGGGAGGTGGAGTTGGCGATCGCCAATTCGATTTGGAGTCGTCAGGAGAGTCCGTTAAGGGCTGAGTTTATTGAGTCTCGTCAGCGGTTCTATGAGGCGCAAATTCGGCCGGTGGATTTCCGTGAGTCTCCCCGGGTGTTAGCGGCGATTCATGAGTGGATTTTTCAACAGACACAAGGGCGAATTGCGGAGCTGTTATCTAGCCGCGATTTGGATGAGACGACGGTGGCGGTGTTATTAAATGCTCTCTATTTTTCGGGACAATGGACGAGTCCCTTTCCTGAGGAAAATACGGAACTTGGGGTCTTTCATCGGCTGGATCTATCCCCTGTCTATGTGCCGATGATGGAGCAACGGCTGTCCCTGGTGAGGAGTTATGAGAATGATAGGTTTCAGGCCATTGAGTTGCCCTATGGGGAGAGTGAACGGTTGGGGATGTATGTGTTTGTTCCCCGAGAAGATATACCGTTTGGGGAGTTTTTAGGTCAGTTTACGGCGGAGAATTGGCGGAATTGGTTACGTCGCTTTGAGTGGAATGAAGCGGGGGCGATCGTGCGGCTACCCCGATTTCAGGTGACGGCTGAGGTGAATTTGCGGGAGAGTTTGGAGGCGTTAGGACTGGGGGAGGTGTTTCAAGCGGGGGCGGATTTTTCTGGGTTAAGTGATGACCCATTTTGGGTGACGGTGATGCGCCAACAACTTTATCTGGAGGTGACGGAGGCGGGGACTGAAGGGGCGGCGGTGACAGGGATTGGGGGAACGCGATCGGCGGCTATCTCTGTGGTGGGCGATCGACCTTTTGTCTTTGTTGTCCGGGATAATGAGACGGAACAAATTTTGTTTTTAGGGACAGTGGTTGACCCAAGTTTAGAGTGA
- a CDS encoding polyribonucleotide nucleotidyltransferase, with product MKAMEKSVSFDGRDIRLKVGTLAPQAGGSVVIELGDTSVLVTATRSAGREGIDFLPLLVDYEERLYAGGKIPGGFLRREGRPPEKVTLTCRLIDRPMRPLFPQWLRDDIQIVATTLSMDELVPPDVLAVTGASIATMLAKIPFKGPMAAVRVGLVGDDFILNPSFEEIRLGDLDLVVAGTHDGVVMVEAGANQLPEQDIIEAIDFGYEGALELIRHQEALMKDLGVELVEEEPPVVDDKLEIYIREAAEEPVKKVLSNFEHTKSSRDEALDEVKGEIAEKIEQLPEDDPLRLAVTEDAKSLGKVFKGVTKQLMRAQIVEDKVRVDGRKLDEVRPISCEVGLVPRRVHGSALFNRGLTQVLSLATLGSPGDAQELDDLHPQEQKRYLHHYNFPPYSVGETRPMRSPGRREIGHGALAERALVPVLPPKESFPYVIRVVSEVLSSNGSTSMGSVCGSTLSLMHAGVPLSKPVSGAAMGLIKEGDEVRILTDIQGIEDFLGDMDFKVAGTDTGITALQMDMKITGLPVKIVADAVKQALPARLHILNKMIEAISEPNPELSPFAPRLYSLKIDPDLIGLVIGPGGKTIKGITEETGCKIDIDNDGTVTISGLDGEKAMRARAIIQGMTRKIQTGEVFLGRVTRIIPIGAFVEIAPGKEGMVHISQVADYRIGKVEDELSVGDEVVVKVRDIDNKNRINLTRLGIDPDDEAAAREAGIIG from the coding sequence ATGAAAGCAATGGAAAAGTCAGTATCCTTTGATGGACGGGATATTAGACTCAAGGTTGGAACCCTCGCTCCACAAGCCGGAGGCTCCGTCGTCATCGAGTTGGGCGATACCTCGGTTCTCGTCACAGCAACCCGTTCAGCCGGCCGAGAAGGCATCGACTTCTTGCCCCTGCTCGTCGATTACGAAGAACGGCTCTATGCCGGGGGTAAAATTCCCGGTGGGTTCTTGCGTCGGGAGGGTCGTCCCCCCGAGAAGGTGACGCTAACCTGTCGTCTAATTGACCGTCCCATGCGTCCTTTGTTCCCTCAGTGGTTACGGGACGATATTCAGATTGTGGCTACCACCTTATCGATGGATGAGTTGGTTCCCCCCGATGTCCTGGCCGTGACCGGGGCGTCCATTGCCACGATGTTAGCGAAGATTCCCTTCAAGGGTCCCATGGCTGCGGTCCGTGTGGGCTTGGTGGGTGATGATTTCATCCTCAATCCCTCCTTTGAGGAAATTCGCCTCGGAGACCTAGATCTCGTGGTTGCAGGCACCCATGATGGTGTGGTGATGGTGGAAGCCGGTGCGAATCAGCTCCCGGAACAAGACATTATCGAAGCCATTGATTTTGGCTACGAAGGGGCGTTAGAGCTAATTCGTCACCAGGAAGCCTTGATGAAGGACTTGGGCGTCGAGTTGGTCGAAGAAGAACCGCCGGTTGTGGATGACAAGTTAGAAATTTACATCCGTGAGGCCGCTGAGGAACCGGTTAAGAAGGTTCTCAGCAACTTCGAGCATACCAAGAGCAGCCGTGATGAGGCTCTCGATGAGGTCAAAGGGGAGATTGCTGAGAAAATTGAGCAGCTTCCCGAGGATGACCCCCTGCGTTTGGCTGTAACCGAAGATGCGAAGTCTCTCGGTAAGGTCTTTAAGGGCGTCACCAAGCAGTTAATGCGGGCCCAGATTGTCGAGGATAAGGTGCGGGTTGACGGCCGTAAACTCGATGAAGTGCGTCCCATTTCCTGTGAGGTGGGCTTGGTTCCCCGTCGGGTTCACGGAAGTGCCTTGTTTAACCGGGGTCTGACTCAGGTGCTATCCTTAGCCACCTTGGGGTCTCCCGGTGATGCTCAGGAACTCGATGACCTGCATCCCCAGGAACAGAAACGCTATCTGCACCATTACAATTTCCCTCCCTATTCTGTGGGCGAAACTCGGCCCATGCGATCGCCCGGTCGCCGGGAGATTGGTCACGGGGCCTTGGCGGAACGGGCTTTAGTTCCCGTGTTACCCCCGAAAGAAAGCTTCCCCTACGTGATTCGGGTGGTGTCTGAGGTCTTGTCCTCCAATGGCTCTACCTCCATGGGGTCTGTGTGCGGCTCAACCCTCTCCCTGATGCACGCTGGGGTTCCCCTCAGCAAGCCCGTCAGTGGTGCGGCGATGGGCTTGATTAAGGAAGGAGACGAAGTTCGCATTCTCACGGATATTCAAGGAATTGAAGACTTCCTCGGGGATATGGACTTCAAGGTCGCCGGAACCGATACCGGGATTACGGCCTTGCAGATGGACATGAAAATCACGGGACTCCCGGTGAAAATTGTCGCCGATGCGGTGAAACAGGCCCTTCCGGCGCGGCTGCATATCCTCAACAAGATGATTGAGGCCATCAGCGAGCCGAATCCTGAACTGTCTCCGTTTGCACCTCGTCTTTATAGCCTCAAGATTGACCCTGACCTGATTGGGTTGGTGATTGGCCCTGGTGGGAAAACCATTAAGGGGATTACCGAGGAGACGGGCTGTAAAATCGACATCGACAATGATGGGACAGTGACGATTTCCGGTCTCGACGGTGAGAAAGCGATGCGGGCCCGGGCGATTATCCAAGGGATGACTCGTAAGATTCAAACGGGTGAGGTCTTCCTCGGTCGCGTCACCCGTATTATTCCCATTGGGGCGTTTGTGGAAATTGCTCCTGGGAAAGAAGGGATGGTGCATATCTCCCAAGTGGCTGACTATCGCATCGGTAAGGTGGAGGATGAACTCTCTGTCGGCGATGAGGTTGTGGTGAAGGTGCGGGATATTGATAATAAGAACCGCATCAATCTAACTCGTTTGGGGATTGACCCCGATGATGAGGCGGCGGCTCGGGAAGCGGGCATTATTGGTTAG
- a CDS encoding peptidylprolyl isomerase produces MSNFAPLPGSATVVMVVGGQPITIALDGNNAPLTAGNFADLVSRRFYDNISFHRVVPDFVAQAGDPNSRDPNFPTNLLGREGFTDPATGATRTIPLEIKPQGATEPLLGARFRDAGITVPPVLRNDRGTIAMARSQDPNSASSQFYFNLVNSRFLDGDYAVFGNITDGLSVMDNIGVGDRIEAARFVDGILPSRQSAFMDVNSLNFYFNRLERASLPLGFQLLTDGDDFLDITAELSQANPSGFVGLGGDDTILGSPIDDVIYGNQGNDTLTGEAGDNLIRGGQGDDVIMGGTGNDILHGNLGNDTLMAGGGNNVLRGGQGNDVLIGGPGNDVLIGDRDQDTLTGGAGADSFVFRADTNIGRVDPNLADVVTDFNPAEGDRIILAAATDPATVRFIPSGADVLIQLDNNDFQGRILNSTPEAVQAASMVVSPADMALLIG; encoded by the coding sequence ATGAGTAACTTTGCGCCTCTACCCGGTTCAGCGACCGTCGTCATGGTTGTGGGGGGACAACCCATCACCATCGCCTTGGATGGCAACAATGCTCCCCTCACAGCGGGAAATTTCGCCGATTTAGTCTCCCGTCGCTTCTATGACAACATCAGCTTTCACCGGGTCGTTCCTGACTTTGTGGCGCAAGCTGGAGATCCCAACAGTCGCGATCCCAACTTCCCCACCAATCTCTTGGGCCGGGAAGGATTCACCGATCCTGCCACGGGTGCAACTCGCACCATTCCCCTAGAAATCAAACCCCAGGGGGCAACTGAACCGCTACTGGGAGCGCGATTTCGCGATGCTGGAATTACCGTTCCACCGGTGTTACGCAACGATCGCGGCACCATCGCCATGGCCCGCAGCCAAGACCCCAACTCCGCCTCCTCGCAGTTTTACTTTAATCTGGTCAATTCCCGCTTCCTCGATGGGGATTATGCGGTGTTTGGCAATATCACCGACGGCCTATCGGTGATGGATAACATCGGGGTTGGCGATCGCATTGAGGCGGCCCGCTTCGTGGATGGCATCCTCCCCTCGCGCCAATCGGCGTTTATGGATGTCAACTCCCTCAACTTCTATTTCAACCGCCTCGAACGAGCCAGCCTCCCCCTCGGCTTCCAACTCCTCACCGATGGCGATGATTTCCTGGATATCACCGCTGAACTGAGTCAAGCCAACCCCTCAGGCTTTGTGGGCCTTGGCGGCGATGACACCATTCTTGGCTCTCCCATCGATGATGTCATTTACGGCAACCAGGGCAACGACACCCTCACCGGAGAAGCCGGAGATAACCTAATTCGCGGCGGTCAAGGGGATGATGTCATCATGGGAGGCACAGGGAACGATATCCTCCATGGCAACCTCGGCAACGACACCCTCATGGCCGGTGGCGGAAATAACGTCCTACGGGGAGGACAAGGCAATGATGTCCTCATCGGCGGCCCTGGAAATGATGTGCTGATTGGCGATCGCGACCAAGATACCCTGACTGGGGGAGCAGGTGCCGATAGCTTCGTCTTCCGGGCCGACACCAATATCGGTCGCGTCGATCCCAACCTCGCCGATGTGGTGACCGACTTTAACCCCGCCGAGGGCGATCGCATCATCCTGGCCGCCGCCACCGATCCGGCTACCGTCCGTTTCATCCCTTCAGGGGCTGACGTGCTGATTCAACTCGATAACAACGATTTCCAAGGGCGCATCCTCAACAGCACCCCAGAAGCCGTCCAAGCCGCCTCTATGGTCGTCTCGCCTGCGGATATGGCCCTGTTGATTGGCTAG